The region AAATTCCTTAAACTCCGGACATCGGGCTTCGGATTCCGTCCCACTCATATCCCTCGATCTCTCCGACAGCGAGATATACAACTTCATAGAAAGGCTCTCCGTCAGAGGTCTTTTAGACTTTCACACCAACACCATCCCCATCCGCACAGATGAGGCTCTTGCAATTCTAAATCGAATTAGGGAACGGGCTGAAAACGGGAGGATATCCCTCTCCCCGGCGGAGATCGGAAAGCTGAAGAGGTTGATCAAATCCATCCCCGCCTTTAGAGGCAAAGGCGAGAGGTTCGGCTTCGATCCGTCAGGGGGGATAGAGGTGGGAGATGATGGATCAGGGGGTTACCTGTCGATCTACTCCAAACCCGCCATCTTCGGCGCCATAGGGGATAGGATCTCCTTTATGACCGGATTCAAATACGGCATGTTGAAGGATCATCAAAACTATCCTCCGCTTCCCGGCGAGAGGATCTACTCCACAGGGGATCTATGGCAGGTGAGCTCGATAAGGGCATATCTCAACGTGCGAATTACCCCCAGTCTCTCTCTGTTGATAGGGAGAGATAGGATGTGGTGGGGTCCGGGGAGATTCGGCTCTCTGGTTCTATCGTATAACTCCGGCCCGAAGGACATGATAGCGCTGAATCTGAGAACGAGAAGGATCGATTTCGTCTCCTTCACCTCCATCCTTAAAAGCGGGCGTGGCAATAAGAGGCTTTCAGGTCATAGGCTCGAGGTTCTGCCGTTTGGATGGATGCGGATCGGGATACACGAACTGATCCTCTATTCAGACAGATTTGAGATCGGCTATCTCAATCCCGTTACCATATACTTCGTCTCCGAACCGATGACGGAATACGGCAACCGCAGCGGAGCGGAGAACAAGGGCGGCTCAGTCGATAATCTGATCATAGGTGGGGATCTTTCGATCCGGCCCCTCAAAGGTGTGGAGATCTATGGGGAGGTTTTGGTGGACGATTTTCAACCCCAGAAGGGATTGGAGGGATTCAAGGACTGGGACAGCAAATATGGAATTCTCATGGGAGGGTATCTGGTCGATCCTTTCGGATTAAGGGATATGGAGGTTCGGGTGGAATATGCTTTCATCAACCAGTGGTGTTACACACATGAAAGCGGATTGCTGGCATATACCGACATGGAGAGGGTAATGGGCCATCCGATGGGAAACGATGCCGACTCGCTGGGATTGGAGCTGAAAGGCGATTTCTCCTCCCATATCCGAGGTAGCCTCAGATATCTCCTGACGCGCGAAGGCGAAACCGATGTGAATGATATCCATCCTAAAGGCGGATCGGAGGAATGGGAGTTCCTCTCGGGAACGGAGGAGATCCGACATGACCTCAGCCTCAATATCGGCTATAACCCACCCAAGTTAAATTGGAGAATCGACCTGATGACGGGGATCTACCATGTGAGGAATCTCAGCCATCGAAAAGGGAGGGATGATAACGGCCTACGATTCGCCCTCAAGCTTGAAAGAAGCTCGTGGAGAGGAGTTAACTGAAACGGAGGTCAATCCATGAAGGCCTTTCTGCTGGCAGCGGGGAAGGGAACGAGGCTGAGACCTTTAACATACAAGATTCCGAAATGCCTTGTGCCGATTCGGGGGATCCCGCTTTTGGACTACTGGTTTGATCTACTTGAAAGACATGGGATCGATGAGGTATTAATTAATCTGCACCACCTTGCGGATAAGGTGTTAAATTTTCTGCAACTCAAGGAGGATGAGCTGCGGAAGCGGAATATGAGAATCATCACAGTATATGAGCCGGAACTTCTGGGAAGCGCTGGAACGATACTTGCTAATAGATCCTTTGTCTATCCGGGTGAGGATTTCCTCATCTGTAACGCCGATAACCTTACGGATGCCGATCTGAGTGATCTTATCGAGTTCCATCGGTCACATGAGATGCCGCTGACGATGGGGCTATTCGAGGCCGATGAACCCCGAAGATGCGGCATAGCCGAGCTGGATGAGAAGGGAACGATTGTGAGTTTCGAGGAGAAGCCGCAAAATCCGAAGACCAACCTCGCCAATGCCGGCATATATGTCGCTAGATGCTCGATCTTCGACTATATACCTCGCAAAACCCCCTGTGATATCGGCTACGATCTGCTCCCAAAGCTCGTCGGCAATATGAAGGGCCGGCTCATCCGGGGAAGGTTGATCGATATCGGCACCCCGGAGAGCTACAGGATCGCGAATGAGATGTGGATGTGAGGGTCGAGGGACGAGAGTCAGGGGACAAGAGTCAAAAGAAAATAAGACCCTGGACTCTCGACCCTTGACCGATCTGACATGGAGGTGAGATATGATTATCGTTCAAACGCCGCTGAGGATCGGACTTGCAGGAGGTGGTACGGACCTCAGGGCGTTTTATTCGATCGAACCCGGAATGGTTCTCAATATGACCATCGACAAATATATCTTCGTCATAGTCAAGGAGAGGTTCGACGACAAGATCTACATCAACTACTCGAAGAAGGAGATCCGCGACTCGGTGGATGAGATCCAACACGAGCTCGTGAGAGAGGCTATGAGGATCACCGGCGTGGAGAGCGGGATCGAGATCACCACCCTCGCCGATATCCCATCCGAAGGCTCTGGGCTGGGTTCCTCCAGCAGCGTGACGGTCGGTTTGCTCAATGCCCTCTATATGTACAAGGGCGAGCAGGTGACCGCCGAACGGCTCGCAAGAGAGGCATGCAGGATCGAGATCGAGCTATGTGGTAAACCGATAGGCAAACAGGATCAGTATATCGCCGCATACGGCGGGATGAGGCTTTTCAAGTTCAATCTCGACGAATCGGTCGAGGTCGAAAGGCTGCCTCTGACCGATACTCAGCTCAGGAAGATCGGATCCAACCTGCTGTTGTTCTACACCGGTAAGACGCGTAAGTCGGAGGAGATACTCTCGGAACAGAGGGCTAAGACCAAGGAAGGGGAAAACATCGAGTATCTCCGAAAGATCAAGGAACTGGTTATCCCGATGCGCGAGGCGATTCTGAGAGGGGAATACGACGCCATAGGTGAGCTTCTA is a window of Candidatus Poribacteria bacterium DNA encoding:
- a CDS encoding nucleotidyltransferase family protein codes for the protein MKAFLLAAGKGTRLRPLTYKIPKCLVPIRGIPLLDYWFDLLERHGIDEVLINLHHLADKVLNFLQLKEDELRKRNMRIITVYEPELLGSAGTILANRSFVYPGEDFLICNADNLTDADLSDLIEFHRSHEMPLTMGLFEADEPRRCGIAELDEKGTIVSFEEKPQNPKTNLANAGIYVARCSIFDYIPRKTPCDIGYDLLPKLVGNMKGRLIRGRLIDIGTPESYRIANEMWM
- a CDS encoding GHMP kinase, whose translation is MIIVQTPLRIGLAGGGTDLRAFYSIEPGMVLNMTIDKYIFVIVKERFDDKIYINYSKKEIRDSVDEIQHELVREAMRITGVESGIEITTLADIPSEGSGLGSSSSVTVGLLNALYMYKGEQVTAERLAREACRIEIELCGKPIGKQDQYIAAYGGMRLFKFNLDESVEVERLPLTDTQLRKIGSNLLLFYTGKTRKSEEILSEQRAKTKEGENIEYLRKIKELVIPMREAILRGEYDAIGELLHLNWMYKRRLASKITDPKIDELYERALAAGALGGKISGAGGGGFLLLYVPRHKQDTVREELSELRELPFLIERDGSKVIFNMRRYPSK